From Nitratidesulfovibrio vulgaris str. Hildenborough, a single genomic window includes:
- a CDS encoding tyrosine recombinase XerC yields the protein MAKLTDRGRATARGPRSAARGRGGASFSQSDGDSATGGDAAVPETLELFLAHVELEKGYSPATVTAYGTDLMQFHGVLTAEGFGLDAPEDVTRRHVQRYLAELHRLRTARSSVARKLSALRAFFRYMLRLRRVTADPVAAVHNPRQEKRQPRTLNVDQVFALLDTGHGPATGAPDGDCDAGVATRKSMGNTVDDAVCGHGSGSLVSGHHDAPRGTVSGAGADAGAAAVPTLPAGSTSRKPLSTAVESMSGDTLHAEAIRRRDLALAELLYGSGLRISEALGLDVLDADPSAGVVRVLGKGSKERMSPLSDTSVDALREWLHFRHHLASEGERALFVGARGDRLDRRQATRIIDALCRRAGLPQSVSPHGLRHSFATHLLEAGADLRSVQELLGHARLATTQRYTHLTLAHLIEVYDKAHPRASLGVSQYAAPKPESVPILASEPLSGPTSSASSREDSERRQPSRSRARKKSHG from the coding sequence ATGGCTAAACTGACGGACAGGGGACGCGCAACAGCCCGTGGGCCCCGCAGCGCGGCACGCGGACGAGGCGGTGCGTCGTTTTCGCAGTCTGACGGTGACTCGGCAACCGGCGGCGATGCTGCCGTACCCGAGACCCTTGAACTGTTTCTCGCCCATGTCGAGCTTGAAAAGGGCTATTCCCCGGCGACGGTGACGGCCTACGGAACCGACCTCATGCAGTTTCACGGGGTGCTCACGGCAGAGGGCTTCGGGCTTGACGCGCCAGAGGACGTCACCCGGCGCCATGTGCAACGGTACCTCGCCGAACTGCATCGGCTTCGTACCGCGCGGAGCTCCGTTGCTCGCAAGCTTTCAGCATTGCGTGCCTTCTTTCGTTATATGCTGCGTCTGCGCCGTGTGACTGCCGACCCGGTGGCCGCTGTCCATAATCCCCGGCAAGAGAAGCGGCAGCCACGTACGCTGAATGTCGATCAGGTGTTCGCCCTGCTTGATACGGGGCATGGCCCCGCGACAGGTGCCCCGGACGGCGATTGTGACGCGGGCGTGGCCACCCGTAAGAGTATGGGCAATACCGTCGATGACGCGGTCTGCGGGCATGGCAGCGGGAGTCTTGTGTCCGGGCATCATGATGCCCCGCGAGGTACCGTATCTGGTGCCGGGGCCGATGCGGGCGCAGCCGCAGTCCCCACCCTTCCTGCCGGGAGCACGTCTCGCAAGCCCCTTTCCACTGCCGTGGAGTCCATGTCCGGCGACACCCTCCATGCGGAGGCCATCCGGCGTCGAGACCTCGCGCTGGCCGAGTTGCTGTACGGGTCCGGGCTGCGTATCTCGGAGGCGCTGGGGCTGGATGTCCTTGACGCCGACCCTTCCGCCGGAGTTGTGCGGGTGCTGGGCAAGGGTTCGAAAGAGCGTATGTCGCCGCTGAGCGACACCAGCGTGGACGCGTTGCGTGAATGGCTGCATTTCCGGCATCATCTGGCGTCCGAAGGGGAACGGGCGCTCTTCGTGGGGGCTCGTGGTGACCGACTCGACAGACGTCAGGCTACGCGCATCATCGACGCGCTGTGCCGCAGGGCAGGACTTCCCCAGAGCGTCTCGCCGCATGGTCTGCGCCATTCGTTCGCGACCCATCTGCTTGAAGCGGGGGCCGACCTCAGAAGTGTGCAGGAGTTGCTCGGGCACGCCCGGCTGGCGACCACACAACGCTATACCCACCTGACGCTGGCGCACCTCATCGAAGTCTACGACAAGGCGCACCCTCGTGCTTCACTCGGTGTGTCGCAATATGCGGCGCCTAAGCCTGAGTCTGTGCCGATTCTCGCATCTGAGCCCCTGTCAGGCCCTACGTCGTCTGCTTCTTCCCGGGAAGACTCCGAGAGGCGACAGCCATCCCGTTCCCGTGCCCGGAAAAAGAGCCACGGATAG
- a CDS encoding GGDEF domain-containing protein: MDAMNASGVPHQSRPPREGMLLSSDEAFVETVTSLWPEDVMHWQVLRSGRAALDIMFVTPPDLLVVDMRLADLPGDAVLRILKSENVYRQICAVLCMDEATLHGGMDWATTEADDFVLLPATVVELRARLELAMLRATRTLDANPLTHLPGNTSILLDIQTRIDRGEDFGLGYADLDNFKAFNDKYGFSRGDEALMMTARIIVNTVRAVASGSSSFVGHVGGDDFVFMLPAALMESACRTIVSRFDAIVPSFYDNDDRARGCIVSTDRQGDVRTFPLMAISIAVVFNHEGCLQHAGEASHRAGQMKKKAKAMPGSSYALDRRCYGDAPSADGTAKGVPPTIPAQRDMYDDSDGMGDEVDGVDGGGNRHGGAHG; this comes from the coding sequence ATGGACGCCATGAACGCTTCAGGTGTGCCGCACCAGTCCCGCCCGCCCCGCGAAGGGATGCTCCTTTCGTCGGATGAAGCCTTCGTCGAGACCGTGACCTCCCTGTGGCCCGAGGATGTCATGCATTGGCAGGTGCTGCGTTCGGGGCGTGCCGCGCTGGACATCATGTTCGTCACCCCTCCCGACCTGCTGGTCGTGGACATGCGTCTTGCCGACCTGCCGGGGGATGCCGTGCTGCGCATTCTCAAGAGCGAGAACGTGTACCGTCAGATATGCGCGGTGCTGTGCATGGATGAGGCGACATTGCATGGCGGCATGGACTGGGCGACCACCGAGGCCGACGACTTCGTGCTGCTGCCTGCCACCGTGGTGGAACTGCGGGCCCGGCTGGAATTGGCCATGTTGCGCGCCACGCGAACGCTCGACGCCAATCCGCTCACGCATCTTCCGGGCAACACGTCCATCCTGCTCGACATCCAGACGCGCATCGACAGGGGCGAAGACTTCGGCCTCGGCTACGCCGATTTGGACAACTTCAAGGCGTTCAACGACAAGTACGGCTTTTCGCGCGGCGACGAGGCGCTGATGATGACGGCGCGTATCATCGTCAACACCGTCCGTGCCGTGGCATCGGGCAGTTCTTCGTTTGTGGGGCATGTGGGCGGTGACGACTTCGTCTTCATGCTGCCCGCGGCGTTGATGGAGTCCGCCTGCCGCACCATCGTGTCACGCTTCGACGCCATCGTCCCCAGCTTCTACGATAATGACGACCGCGCACGAGGTTGTATCGTCTCCACGGATAGGCAGGGCGACGTGCGCACCTTCCCTCTCATGGCCATCTCCATCGCCGTGGTGTTCAATCATGAAGGCTGCCTGCAGCATGCGGGCGAAGCCTCGCATCGTGCCGGTCAGATGAAGAAGAAGGCCAAAGCCATGCCCGGCAGCAGCTATGCTCTCGACAGGCGTTGCTATGGCGACGCCCCATCCGCTGACGGCACGGCGAAAGGTGTGCCGCCGACCATACCCGCACAACGCGACATGTACGACGACAGTGACGGGATGGGCGATGAGGTCGATGGGGTCGACGGAGGCGGCAATCGCCACGGCGGTGCGCATGGCTAA
- the ybgF gene encoding tol-pal system protein YbgF produces MTQGRYVGALGLLLVCACAGCAGQSATDVRLRGLEERTAALERSVAVRDAQVTSLDERTSATDATVDDLRERVGRLEAEGRATVVSEREAAGTMGGRKVYPATSRPSSKASSTKPVARAVSATRPAAKPVATAAGGASAAYKEALALLERGRPEEARQRFDAFIEAYPSDALQPNAHYWRGEALYAQRRYADAIIDFKDVVASYPKHQKASDSLLKAGMAYQRLNDEENARLQFKALQEQYPATPAAVLARKRGMLP; encoded by the coding sequence ATGACGCAGGGAAGGTATGTTGGGGCGTTGGGGCTGTTGCTCGTCTGCGCCTGTGCAGGGTGCGCAGGGCAGAGTGCCACGGATGTACGCCTGCGGGGGCTTGAGGAACGTACCGCGGCGCTGGAACGTTCCGTCGCCGTTCGTGACGCGCAAGTGACCTCGCTGGATGAACGCACATCAGCCACCGACGCCACTGTGGACGACCTGCGTGAACGTGTCGGACGCCTCGAAGCGGAAGGTCGCGCCACTGTCGTTTCTGAACGCGAAGCCGCAGGCACCATGGGCGGACGCAAGGTGTACCCTGCCACTTCCAGACCTTCTTCGAAGGCCTCGTCGACCAAGCCCGTCGCACGTGCCGTATCCGCCACCAGGCCTGCCGCCAAACCGGTGGCAACGGCTGCCGGTGGGGCATCCGCCGCCTACAAGGAAGCCCTCGCGCTGCTTGAGAGGGGAAGACCCGAAGAGGCGCGCCAGCGTTTCGACGCCTTCATCGAAGCCTATCCTTCCGATGCGTTGCAACCCAATGCCCACTACTGGCGTGGTGAGGCACTCTATGCGCAGCGCCGTTACGCCGATGCCATCATCGATTTCAAGGACGTCGTCGCTTCCTACCCCAAGCACCAGAAGGCCTCCGACTCTCTCCTCAAGGCAGGCATGGCCTACCAGCGTCTCAATGACGAGGAGAACGCCCGGCTTCAGTTCAAGGCCTTGCAGGAACAGTATCCGGCTACGCCTGCTGCGGTGCTGGCACGCAAGCGGGGTATGCTGCCCTGA
- the dprA gene encoding DNA-processing protein DprA — protein MTRGADPGCADPVADGRCQKRPPRFDELDEAARAELWAVLALRHTEGLGARSHIRLIRHFGSAFAAVQRAPHLAGSGVRQQAALALASGRWRATAKAEWDALHACDCGILLWNDPRYPERLRSLPDAPALLYCTGDVALLDNPALGVVGSRLCSRQGMRMAAQLARDLACAGVTIVSGMARGIDREAHLAGLQGVGGTVGVLGTGIDIRYPYDNEDLFERMASEGLLVTEFAPGARPEPRHFPIRNRVISGLSLGVLVVEAATRSGSLITARLALEQGREVYAMPGPVSAQTSRGCHDLLEEGAHAVGSAEDILVDLAPQLLGALRARAEAAGGVPPAAPRGDDSISTDVPLSGGRAPVRAKVVPSGAGEEGGAPGHRGGPGPDASGPHASDSHTVSIGASGADMPDTEAQDAAMWGGHTLDGDAAGNGAAVPVDGPPGGIGRAKQDAGVGRLMDRLRQHLARHDVPGDDTWRDDKRRQDTYAEDERAKLESPEETHRPSLHDRRHVPPVRDGRGGQGIPPACIATQRNGPPVAEAACGGQSCATASPSRFPFAPLGQTAPSDACPPVASAPVISGEEGATAVSSASLRATARGVHAVNPDMPKEHGDPESRLLALLRDMGEAHVDDLCRALAMAPGDVSGTLLLLEVQGVVRRLPGMRYASM, from the coding sequence ATGACACGAGGTGCCGACCCCGGTTGTGCCGACCCGGTAGCTGACGGCAGATGTCAGAAGCGTCCCCCCCGTTTCGATGAACTCGACGAGGCCGCAAGAGCAGAATTGTGGGCCGTTCTCGCATTGCGGCACACTGAAGGTCTAGGTGCGCGTTCACACATCCGGCTCATCCGGCATTTCGGGTCGGCATTCGCGGCCGTGCAGCGTGCCCCGCATCTTGCCGGTAGCGGCGTGCGGCAGCAGGCTGCACTTGCCCTCGCCTCCGGGCGCTGGCGGGCGACTGCCAAGGCCGAGTGGGACGCATTGCACGCCTGCGACTGTGGCATCCTGCTATGGAACGACCCACGTTATCCCGAGAGGTTGCGCTCTCTCCCCGATGCTCCCGCTTTGCTCTACTGCACGGGGGATGTGGCATTGCTGGACAATCCGGCGCTGGGGGTGGTCGGGTCGCGGTTGTGTTCCCGGCAGGGGATGCGCATGGCGGCGCAACTCGCCCGCGACCTTGCCTGTGCAGGTGTGACCATCGTCTCCGGCATGGCGCGCGGTATCGACCGTGAAGCGCATCTTGCCGGGTTGCAGGGCGTCGGTGGTACTGTCGGTGTGCTCGGTACGGGGATAGACATCCGTTATCCCTATGATAACGAAGACCTCTTCGAACGCATGGCATCTGAAGGGCTGCTCGTGACCGAGTTCGCCCCTGGCGCGCGCCCCGAACCACGCCACTTCCCCATCCGCAACCGTGTCATCAGCGGTCTCTCACTGGGCGTGCTGGTGGTCGAGGCCGCGACACGCAGTGGCAGCCTCATCACGGCCCGTCTCGCACTGGAACAGGGCCGTGAGGTGTACGCCATGCCCGGCCCCGTTTCGGCCCAGACGTCGCGAGGGTGTCATGACCTGCTCGAAGAAGGGGCGCATGCCGTGGGTTCGGCGGAAGACATCCTCGTCGACCTCGCACCACAATTGCTTGGAGCACTGCGTGCCCGGGCGGAGGCTGCGGGGGGTGTGCCGCCCGCTGCCCCTCGGGGCGATGACAGCATTTCCACGGACGTTCCGTTGTCCGGTGGACGTGCCCCCGTGAGGGCGAAGGTCGTGCCGTCTGGTGCCGGAGAGGAGGGGGGCGCACCGGGGCACAGGGGTGGGCCGGGCCCAGATGCGTCGGGCCCACATGCGTCGGACTCGCATACTGTGAGCATAGGAGCGTCGGGCGCAGACATGCCGGATACGGAAGCGCAGGACGCAGCCATGTGGGGCGGCCACACTCTGGACGGAGATGCCGCAGGAAATGGCGCTGCCGTGCCCGTGGATGGGCCGCCCGGTGGCATCGGACGTGCGAAACAGGACGCCGGGGTGGGGCGCCTGATGGACAGGCTGCGCCAGCACCTCGCCCGTCATGATGTGCCCGGAGACGACACGTGGCGCGACGACAAGCGCAGACAAGACACGTATGCCGAAGACGAGCGCGCCAAACTCGAGAGTCCCGAAGAGACGCATCGACCGTCCTTGCACGATAGACGTCACGTACCTCCCGTGCGTGACGGGCGTGGGGGGCAGGGAATACCCCCGGCGTGCATCGCCACGCAAAGGAACGGCCCGCCCGTTGCTGAAGCTGCTTGCGGCGGTCAATCTTGCGCAACGGCAAGCCCGTCGCGATTCCCTTTCGCGCCCTTGGGGCAGACCGCACCGTCTGATGCTTGCCCCCCTGTCGCGTCGGCCCCCGTCATATCCGGCGAGGAGGGGGCGACCGCGGTGTCCAGCGCCTCCCTTCGTGCCACTGCGCGCGGAGTGCACGCCGTAAACCCTGACATGCCCAAGGAGCATGGCGACCCGGAAAGTCGTTTGCTTGCTCTTCTGCGTGACATGGGAGAGGCCCATGTAGACGACCTGTGCCGCGCTCTTGCCATGGCGCCGGGCGACGTCAGCGGAACTCTGCTTCTGCTGGAAGTGCAGGGTGTTGTGCGGCGGTTGCCGGGGATGCGCTACGCGAGTATGTAG
- a CDS encoding HDOD domain-containing protein, producing the protein MVDDSLRTEYRGRILAAQSLPTLPAVLDEVTRLVEDPGSSTEQIAKVIAYDQVLSAKVLKMVNSPIYGFPGRIGSVQHALVLLGYNVVRGLIVSTAVFDDMSRAMTGLWDHSVGCSLACGELARTLALKDPEEYAVAGLLHDLGKVVTAVQLPDARKELDALVSAEDITYREAEKRVLGFAHDRINAWVGERWNLPAALREGMAWHHRPMGAPNFRTMACVVHIGDFLVRLYEFGSGGDDNVPLLDPHALKHLGMGQKVLETVLDGLDGKFVEVSGLGFA; encoded by the coding sequence ATGGTCGATGATTCGTTGCGGACGGAATACCGGGGGCGCATCCTCGCTGCCCAGAGTCTTCCTACGCTTCCTGCCGTACTTGATGAGGTGACGCGCCTTGTGGAGGACCCCGGTTCGTCCACGGAACAGATTGCCAAGGTCATCGCCTATGATCAGGTGCTCTCCGCCAAGGTGCTGAAGATGGTGAACTCGCCCATCTACGGTTTTCCGGGGCGCATCGGTTCGGTGCAGCATGCGCTGGTACTGCTCGGCTACAACGTGGTGCGCGGGCTCATCGTCTCCACGGCGGTCTTCGACGACATGAGCCGCGCCATGACAGGGCTGTGGGACCACAGCGTGGGCTGTTCGCTCGCCTGCGGTGAACTGGCGCGCACCCTCGCACTCAAGGACCCCGAAGAATATGCCGTTGCGGGCCTTCTGCACGACCTTGGCAAGGTCGTGACAGCGGTACAGTTGCCGGACGCCCGCAAGGAACTCGACGCGCTCGTCTCGGCAGAGGACATCACCTACCGCGAGGCTGAGAAACGGGTACTCGGGTTCGCCCATGACCGTATCAACGCATGGGTTGGCGAACGCTGGAACCTGCCTGCCGCCTTGCGCGAGGGCATGGCGTGGCACCACAGGCCCATGGGCGCACCCAACTTCCGCACCATGGCGTGTGTCGTCCATATCGGTGATTTTCTCGTGCGACTGTATGAATTCGGTTCCGGTGGCGACGACAACGTGCCACTTCTCGACCCCCATGCGCTCAAGCATCTTGGAATGGGGCAGAAGGTCCTTGAGACGGTCCTCGACGGTCTCGATGGCAAGTTCGTCGAGGTCTCCGGCCTCGGTTTCGCCTGA